TTACATTTGAGCTATCGCTAGCCGGCTTAAACATATGGAACACAACTTGCTCATCATTCAATCTCAACACTAACTCTCCCTTTTCAACATTCACTAAGGCTCCACTAGCAGCAAGAAACGGACGCTCTAGAATCAGAGGCACCTCAcaatcctcatccatgtcaagaataacaaaatcaacagaataaataacactacaagaaaaacggctaaagacaacgctttttccgcgttgttaatatccccaaaaaagcgttgtcgtagccagtgttgtaaaagaccacactcaaagacaacgcggaaaaagcgttgtcgtttctggaaaagacaatgcttaaaaagcgttgtcgtatctaaaaacgacaacgctttttaagcgttgtcttttataaaaagcgttgtcgtttctgaaaaagacaacgttttttaacCGTCGTTGtatctggaaaagacaacgcttcaaagaagcgttgtctttgttcaaataaaaaacaaaaaaaaaataattcacagattttcaatattataaatcactcaaaattcaaaaatttgtaaataaaatttaatatattatattccaatattataaatcattcaaataaaaaataatcgaTCTTTTTACACAAACATTATGCAAGATTGAAGAAAATTACAAGCCAAGTGCACCAAGGGGTGTTTTCCCCTGCCCTGCCTCAAAGTAGAAGATGAGCATAGCCAACATTGCGATCCTAGCATGCTTAATCTCAGCAAGCTTCAATCTTTCGAGCTTTTCATTGTCCGGGATGTACACTCCATCCTTCAATGTACCGGCAACTGACAAGGGGTCGAAGAATTTGCCGCCAGGATAGCCCTGTTcccctgtagaatcacaaaagcaTTACTAACTACTGAAGCATAAGagcaatgtttttttttattttctacaaCCAAATACTGGGAAAGAGGGAACAAAAACTTTAGAGATGAAAGATATAAAtggctaattttataaaatgcgACTAAAGTTTTCAATGATGCAACAAAATATGTAACCAATAACCATCCAATGAGGACGTGGGTatgagtattttttatttagtgAAATTTCTCTTTAAGAGGATCTTTAATCATTCTAGGAATATaaacttaaatatttaaaatgataagTCATTTTCTTCCATCATATAAACTTCCTCACCGATAAGGGCTTGCCACATCTACAGAGTTGAACGTAACTACTCTCAGAGTTATTAACCAGATATGAcaactcaaaaattcaaattcaaataaacaAAAGCAACATACTTTATTTATGTACAACACCTTTATGAATAAAACATACCCATTATCCATCACTTAACGCCTTAGAGAAGTTCTGGCTTCCCCTGGCCTTCCTTCTTTCTTATTCTCCATCTCCCGAGCCTGGGAATTGCAAGCAAATGAATTAACTATATTACGGTAAGGGGGAGTGGGAATGAACAAATAATAGTAGATTGGGTATATTTATCATAATAATAAGAATAATGTACAGCCTTATGatgggatttttttaaaataaaacataatcaCTCTACAAACACTAATGGGAGGGGGAAAAAAGTCCTTTAGATGGTAAAAGCTAAATATCATCCTCGTTCACCCCTGAAATCAACTGCCCAAGCAAGGAGTGGAACTACAGCAGTACTACATTCAACATACTTTTTTTAAGAACAACTTTATATAATAGAAGATCTTTCAAAGGCCACGAAAACTCAGAATTTTTACGAGCTTTTAGCCATCCCTTTCTTTAGTATGAGACATGCCCCAcaatttccttttctttttcaatcacATAAATATTGGGATTAAATGGCTGGTAATGTGATAAAATCACTTCTTGTAACTTtctaaaataaacttaaacagaCTCTAATTAATAATTGAGATCAACATAAGCATATGCATCACAGTACATCACTACAACTAATCAATGGAAACATTCTTACTTGAGTAACTACCAGGTCCTTTCTTTGGTTCTGTACCTAGTGATAAAGATTTCTCCAGCAGCCACAAGTTTCTCTACACGAGTTACTATATGCTTTCCATAAGTGTACTTACGACATTCAAATGGATTTTGATTCTTGACATAATCAATTCACGCTGCTGGTCATTACAAGTTTCATGCACTTTCTGTACGACGTAATTCGCAAATTAATCTTTCATCATAGCCTggttggaaaaaaaatttaggACACTTTTAAGTTTTGATCGAATAAGCTAGAAAAATGAGGAACAAAATTATCAGAGTAAGAAAATTTAATGCTCTTCTGTGTTCCAAATTCCAATCATACAAAAAAATtgcagaaataaataaaaaaataaaaataaggcgCAAGCTATTCTCTCAAGGTGCTGGAACTCAGGCTCATGCAGACTGTCCATGTGGCTTTCCATGCTCCAGTACATGCTAATAACAGCAATACAGGAAACAAATTAGAAAAAATCTCCACGGCCTCTTCTGAGGACCAGAAATGAAAAGAAACCAAGGCACATTTTTATGAAGGGAGATAACCTCCCCTCTAAGAACATTGGCAACAACACAGCACCACCATCAGCAACTAGAAAAGTTAAATCTTTTCAGAAAACCTATGCAACCAGTAAAAGAACAGCAACAGAGTATATGAACCAGAGAATCTTGGAATAGACACCAATCAATGAATGTCAGCTAATGTATCATAAAGTTAATATCTATTTTTGCATGCAATCAACCAATTGAATttgtaaatattacaaatataaataaattacacTGTTCAGAACAAATTAAATTGGGTGCGAAAAAATCTCAGTTCAGCTTTGGGTGAGAAAAAATCTCAGTTAAGATTATACTACTGAATGGTGGTTACATGACACAGATGGATTTCTGTAATTATATCAAACATCAAGCAATGCCCGTGTAATTTACCCATATTTTGATCTGTAAGGGAAAAAACTATGTTTTGCAACATGAAGATCATGAAACTGCTTTGACAAAATTAAATCATCCTCCTGCACATCTTGAAGTTCAGAAAAGCAATCTTCTGTGACCACCTACATCGTATCCAACTTCAAGTGTCAATTGTATAATGTCAAAGAATA
The sequence above is drawn from the Henckelia pumila isolate YLH828 unplaced genomic scaffold, ASM3356847v2 CTG_38, whole genome shotgun sequence genome and encodes:
- the LOC140871079 gene encoding E3 ubiquitin-protein ligase BRE1-like 2 isoform X1, which produces MKGSQNTIFGELEESMAKLEESRRKIINLKIPKDGVSGMQVSIPIPIHVPVLVLVPNAVNGTMSPEMHSDMSKRLCELKGSVEEIKVVTEDCFSELQDVQEDDLILSKQFHDLHVAKHSFFPYRSKYGMYWSMESHMDSLHEPEFQHLERIACALFLFFYLFLQFFCMIGIWNTEEH